The genomic window GTACCGATGCGTCTGATCTGGTATCGGCAAAGCATGTCGACCAGGCGGAAGAACATAAGAAGTATCGTTCAAATATGATTGAGGCTAAGATCCAGGAAATGATCAATCGGGGTATGATTTTGCTTCAAACTGAGGGTGCGGTTGTTGGGCAGATAAACGCTTTATCGATCGTAAGTCTCGGCGATTATTATTTCGGACAGCCGTCAAGAATAACCGCTAAAATTCATCTTGGCCGAAAAGGCGTAATCAACATCGAGCGCGAAATCAAGCTCAGCGGACCAACACATAGCAAGGGTGTCCTTATACTTGCTAATTATCTTGCTGGGATGTATGCACAGGATAAGCCGCTATCTGTTTCGGCAAGCATTACATTTGAGCAAAATTATTCAGGAGTTGAAGGCGATAGCGCCTCGAGTACAGAGCTTTATGTTCTTCTCTCAGCGCTATCTGGGGTTCCGATTAAACAGAGCTTTGCAGTAACCGGCTCCGTCAACCAACGCGGTGAAATACAGCCGATTGGTGGAGTAAACCGTAAGATAGAGGGGTTCTTTGATGTATGTAAAGCAAGAGGTCTAACCGGAGATCAGGGAGTCCTGATTCCCCACCAAAATGTCACAAACCTAATGCTGAAGCAAGAAGTAATAGATGCTGTAAGGCAGGGTATGTTCCATATATACCCCGTAAAGACAGTTGATGAGGGTATTGAAATACTTACTGGAGTCGAAGCTGGAGTCCGCCGTGAGGACGGCACCTTCCCGGAAGGCACTATACACTATTTGGTCGACCAGAGGCTAAAGGAGATGGCCGATTTACTAAGGGAGTATGAATTTCCTGAAGAAGAGGCCGCATAAAGGAGCCTGCAGACTCCTTTATGCGGTAGCTTTTACCGTTAGCTCGTTGATAACATCGCGGACTCCTGGGGTCCACCAGGCGACATCGGATGCGATCCACTTTTGCGTAAAATCACTGACTGTTCCTCTTATATAAACGACCGCATCAGTTACCTCTATGTCGATGTTTTTAATGTCGATTCTGGTATCCCTTGCAAGGCTTGCAATGACATCCTCCTGTATGTCCTGGTCCATACGCTCAACAGCCGGCGTAACAACAATATTATTGATAACATCGGTCACGCCGGGCGTTAGCCAGGCATCGCTTTCGGCAGCGTTCTTTTCCGCCATAGTCGCAACTGAGCCACTCAGCACAACAATGCCGTTTGCAACTCGCACTATTATGTTTGTCTCATCAACCAGAACATCCCTTCGCATTGCGGCGTATATGTCGTCTTCGATTTCCTGGTCTGACCTAACAAAAACCGGTTTTACAACTAGTTCATTTACCACATCGACGACCCCTTTGATCCGGCTTGCAATCTGAGATGCATCGAGCTTTTGCGTGTAGGTATCAACAGTGCCGGTTAATGTTACTACTCCGTTTACGACGCTTACATCTATATTGGCTGAGTTGACCCTGACATCCCAGGTGAGTGCATCCTGAACATCTGACAATATCTCCTGGTCGCTAG from Bacillota bacterium includes these protein-coding regions:
- a CDS encoding BON domain-containing protein; its protein translation is MASDQEILSDVQDALTWDVRVNSANIDVSVVNGVVTLTGTVDTYTQKLDASQIASRIKGVVDVVNELVVKPVFVRSDQEIEDDIYAAMRRDVLVDETNIIVRVANGIVVLSGSVATMAEKNAAESDAWLTPGVTDVINNIVVTPAVERMDQDIQEDVIASLARDTRIDIKNIDIEVTDAVVYIRGTVSDFTQKWIASDVAWWTPGVRDVINELTVKATA